A region from the Triticum aestivum cultivar Chinese Spring chromosome 3D, IWGSC CS RefSeq v2.1, whole genome shotgun sequence genome encodes:
- the LOC123075406 gene encoding very-long-chain 3-oxoacyl-CoA reductase 1-like, translating into MGALLFRQQQEAAWFVSLAILGALHVAAVAFRILSHLLLLLRRPTDLCHRYGAWAVVTGPTSGMGRSVALELARRGINLVLVGRDPAKLKDISDNISCTYAVQTKIVVVDLALIATPQGDEALRLLRHAVAGLDVGVLVNNAGLAKPCAVYLHEADVEAWVRMIRVNLWALTEVTAAVLPGMLERGRGAIVNIGSGTTLTIPSFPLFSIYAASKRYVAQLSRSLHVEYRARGIDVQCQVPLFVETNMTLGATASRKRRSFLSRLIMPTSDEYARAAVCWIGHGPLCMPNLGHRLEWCICHVVPDWMLDELCLRLNLWQRVRFQRLRTMRASRPNVINNGCMPCKQV; encoded by the exons ATGGGGGCTCTCCTCTTCCGGCAGCAGCAGGAGGCGGCATGGTTCGTCTCGCTCGCCATCCTTGGCGCTCTGCACGTCGCTGCCGTCGCCTTCCGCATCCTCTCCCACTTGCTCTTGCTGCTGCGCCGCCCCACTGACCTCTGCCACCGCTACGGCGCCTGGGCCGTGGTAACCGGCCCCACGTCCGGCATGGGCCGCTCCGTCGCCCTCGAGCTCGCCCGACGCGGCATCAACCTCGTCCTCGTCGGCCGCGACCCTGCCAAGCTCAAGGACATCTCGGACAACATCTCTTGCACCTACGCCGTGCAAACCAAGATCGTCGTGGTCGACCTCGCCCTCATCGCCACGCCTCAAG GTGATGAggcgctgcggctgctccggcatGCGGTGGCGGGGCTCGACGTTGGGGTGCTGGTAAACAACGCCGGCCTAGCGAAGCCCTGCGCGGTGTATCTGCACGAGGCGGACGTGGAGGCCTGGGTGAGGATGATCCGGGTGAACCTGTGGGCGCTGACTGAGGTGACGGCAGCAGTGCTGCCGGGGATGTTGGAGCGGGGCAGGGGTGCCATCGTCAACATCGGCTCCGGGACCACCCTGACCATCCCGTCGTTCCCGCTCTTTTCCATCTATGCCGCGTCCAAACG GTACGTTGCTCAGTTGTCCAGGAGCCTTCACGTTGAGTACAGGGCCAGAGGAATCGATGTACAATGTCAG GTGCCGTTGTTTGTGGAGACCAACATGACGTTGGGGGCGACAGCATCCCGCAAGCGACGAAGCTTCTTGTCCCGGCTAATCATGCCGACCTCGGATGAGTATGCCAGAGCGGCGGTGTGCTGGATCGGGCATGGCCCGCTCTGCATGCCTAACCTGGGTCACCGGCTCGAGTGGTGCATTTGCCATGTTGTGCCCGACTGGATGCTCGATGAGTTGTGCCTCCGGCTGAACCTATGGCAGAGAGTTCGTTTCCAGCGCCTCAGGACGATGAGAGCATCACGGCCAAACGTCATCAACAACGGATGTATGCCTTGCAAACAAGTCTAA